In one Pseudomonas purpurea genomic region, the following are encoded:
- a CDS encoding VWA domain-containing protein yields the protein MLITQGQRVPLATLIQGDSLTLSIKIDSRDVIDYVCFGVDAQGKLSDDRYMIFFNQPASPCNSLKLSDGGDFQINLAGLPATIDRMVFTASIDGGGAMRDIQSSRFSIQANGHEVASCGFNGATFDGEKAIMVADIYRKNGEWRMLSNLQGFNAGLAALVEHFGGSVADEPVPAPAPAPPLATPKISLEKKVAAAAPALVSLAKKAQISLEKAKLTDVKARVGLVLDASGSMTGQYSGGHVQEVINRLLPLAVHFDDDGALDCWAFGAKPCQLSSVTLGNYQDYVNQDNGGWKKWNVGSRVNDEPKAMRQVIDYYKNSGDRTPIYVLFISDGGVHENRAITKLMKEAAKLPIFWQFVGLGGSGYGILEKLDDMDGRVVDNCNFFALDNLNDISEEQLYDQLMEEFPDWLKAARDAFILC from the coding sequence ATGCTCATTACACAGGGCCAGCGCGTACCGTTGGCGACCCTCATCCAGGGCGACTCGCTGACGCTGTCGATCAAGATCGATTCGCGCGATGTCATCGACTACGTCTGCTTTGGGGTGGATGCTCAGGGCAAGCTCTCTGACGACCGCTACATGATTTTCTTCAACCAGCCGGCGTCACCGTGCAACAGCCTGAAGCTGTCCGATGGCGGCGACTTCCAGATCAACCTGGCAGGCTTGCCGGCAACGATTGATCGCATGGTGTTCACCGCGTCGATCGACGGTGGCGGGGCGATGCGCGACATTCAGTCGAGCCGTTTCAGCATCCAGGCCAACGGCCACGAAGTAGCCAGTTGCGGCTTCAACGGTGCGACGTTTGACGGTGAGAAGGCGATCATGGTCGCGGACATCTACCGCAAGAATGGTGAGTGGCGGATGCTCTCCAATCTCCAGGGGTTCAATGCCGGCCTGGCTGCGCTGGTCGAGCATTTCGGCGGCTCGGTTGCGGATGAACCGGTCCCGGCCCCAGCGCCCGCGCCACCGCTCGCTACGCCAAAAATCTCCCTTGAGAAGAAAGTCGCGGCGGCGGCACCCGCGCTGGTCAGTCTGGCCAAGAAAGCCCAAATCAGTCTGGAGAAAGCCAAGCTCACTGACGTCAAGGCACGGGTCGGGCTGGTGCTGGATGCCTCGGGTTCGATGACGGGCCAATATTCGGGTGGGCACGTGCAGGAAGTGATCAACCGCCTGTTACCGCTGGCGGTGCATTTCGATGATGACGGTGCGCTCGACTGCTGGGCGTTCGGCGCCAAGCCGTGCCAGTTGTCGTCGGTGACGCTCGGCAACTACCAGGATTACGTCAATCAGGACAATGGCGGCTGGAAAAAATGGAATGTGGGCAGTCGGGTCAACGACGAGCCTAAAGCCATGCGCCAGGTGATCGACTACTACAAGAATTCCGGTGACCGCACGCCGATCTACGTGCTGTTTATCAGTGACGGCGGCGTCCACGAAAATCGGGCCATCACCAAACTGATGAAAGAGGCGGCCAAGTTGCCGATCTTCTGGCAGTTCGTCGGGTTGGGCGGTTCTGGCTACGGCATTCTGGAGAAGCTCGACGACATGGACGGCCGGGTTGTGGATAACTGCAACTTCTTTGCCCTGGATAACCTCAACGACATCAGCGAAGAGCAGTTATATGACCAACTGATGGAGGAGTTCCCGGACTGGCTCAAGGCCGCCAGGGACGCCTTCATTCTGTGTTGA
- a CDS encoding DUF4265 domain-containing protein, with amino-acid sequence MDDTHTPLLIQLYAAEKDGPFLEELPARPLGDDTYELLSSPGLILNLARGDVVSIKDKNAPAVVVKRGGNFCIQIYADSIPEHEIETLENDVIRELNGTLDGVFEGNLSLAVPAKNGMDAINKFFDRFRERTGIQWYYANIYKNLDDDDDETLLYWWLDS; translated from the coding sequence ATGGACGATACACACACGCCGCTGCTGATTCAGCTATACGCCGCAGAAAAAGACGGGCCGTTTCTTGAGGAGCTGCCTGCTCGCCCGTTGGGAGATGACACCTACGAGTTACTCTCTTCCCCTGGCCTGATATTGAACCTGGCGCGGGGAGATGTTGTTTCAATCAAGGACAAGAATGCCCCGGCCGTGGTTGTGAAACGCGGGGGTAACTTCTGCATTCAGATCTACGCCGACAGCATTCCCGAACACGAAATAGAAACCCTCGAAAACGATGTGATTCGTGAACTCAATGGCACCCTGGATGGTGTCTTCGAAGGGAACCTGTCGCTGGCCGTCCCGGCAAAAAACGGCATGGACGCCATCAATAAGTTCTTCGACCGGTTCCGCGAAAGAACAGGCATCCAGTGGTACTACGCCAACATTTACAAAAATCTCGACGATGACGATGACGAAACCTTGCTGTATTGGTGGCTCGACAGCTGA
- the glmS gene encoding glutamine--fructose-6-phosphate transaminase (isomerizing), whose amino-acid sequence MCGIVGAVAERNITAILLEGLKRLEYRGYDSAGVAVFTNDEKLARMRRPGKVGELEQALTAEPLVGRLGIAHTRWATHGAPCERNAHPHFSGDLAVVHNGIIENHEALREQLKALGYVFTSDTDTEVIAHLLNHKLKDLSDLTVALKATVKELHGAYGLAVISADQPDRLVAARSGSPLVIGLGLGENFLASDQLALRQVTDRFMYLEEGDIAEIRRDSVQIWDVDGKVVEREAVQYRDSAESAEKGEFRHFMLKEIHEQPSVVQRTLEGRLSQNQVLVQAFGPQAAELFAKVRNVQIVACGTSYHAGMVARYWLEELAGIPCQVEVASEFRYRKVVVQPDSLFVTISQSGETADTLAALRNAKELGFLASLAICNVGISSLVRESDLTLLTQAGREIGVASTKAFTTQLVGLLLLTLSLGQVRGTLAKGVEAQLVEELRRLPTRLGEALAMDGTVEKIAELFADKNHTLFLGRGAQYPVAMEGALKLKEISYIHAEAYPAGELKHGPLALVDNDMPVVTVAPNNELLEKLKSNLQEVRARGGQLIVFADEQAGMTNGEGTHVINMPHIHDVLSPILYTIPLQLLSYYVAVLKGTDVDQPRNLAKSVTVE is encoded by the coding sequence ATGTGTGGAATTGTTGGCGCCGTTGCAGAACGTAACATCACCGCCATTTTGCTCGAAGGCCTCAAGCGCCTGGAATACCGTGGCTACGACAGCGCCGGTGTGGCGGTCTTTACCAATGACGAAAAGCTTGCGCGCATGCGTCGTCCGGGCAAGGTCGGCGAGCTGGAGCAAGCCCTGACCGCAGAGCCGCTGGTCGGGCGCCTGGGCATCGCCCACACCCGCTGGGCCACCCACGGTGCGCCGTGCGAGCGTAACGCGCACCCGCATTTCTCCGGCGACCTGGCGGTGGTGCACAACGGCATCATCGAAAACCACGAAGCCCTGCGTGAGCAACTCAAGGCTCTGGGTTACGTGTTCACCTCGGACACTGACACTGAAGTCATCGCGCACTTGCTGAACCACAAACTCAAGGACCTGAGCGATCTGACCGTGGCCCTCAAGGCCACCGTTAAAGAGCTGCACGGTGCTTATGGCCTGGCGGTGATCAGCGCCGATCAGCCGGATCGTCTGGTTGCGGCCCGCAGCGGCAGCCCATTGGTGATCGGCCTCGGTCTGGGCGAGAACTTCCTGGCGTCCGACCAACTGGCGCTGCGTCAGGTCACCGACCGTTTCATGTACCTGGAAGAAGGCGATATTGCCGAGATTCGCCGCGACAGCGTGCAGATCTGGGATGTCGACGGCAAAGTGGTTGAACGCGAAGCCGTGCAATACCGCGACAGCGCCGAGTCTGCCGAGAAGGGTGAATTCCGCCACTTCATGCTCAAGGAAATCCACGAGCAACCGTCCGTGGTGCAACGCACCCTGGAAGGTCGCCTGAGCCAGAACCAGGTGCTGGTGCAAGCCTTCGGCCCACAAGCGGCTGAACTGTTCGCCAAGGTTCGCAATGTGCAGATCGTTGCCTGCGGCACCAGTTATCACGCGGGCATGGTTGCCCGTTACTGGCTCGAAGAACTGGCTGGTATCCCGTGCCAGGTCGAAGTCGCCAGTGAGTTCCGCTACCGCAAGGTGGTGGTGCAGCCCGACAGCCTGTTTGTGACCATCTCCCAGTCTGGCGAAACCGCCGACACCCTGGCCGCGCTGCGCAATGCCAAGGAACTGGGTTTCCTTGCCAGCCTGGCGATCTGCAACGTCGGCATCAGCTCGCTGGTGCGTGAATCGGACCTGACCCTGCTGACCCAGGCCGGCCGTGAAATCGGCGTGGCATCCACCAAGGCGTTTACCACTCAGTTGGTCGGTCTGCTGTTGCTGACCTTGTCCCTGGGTCAGGTTCGCGGCACCTTGGCCAAAGGCGTCGAGGCTCAACTGGTAGAAGAACTGCGTCGCTTGCCGACCCGCCTGGGCGAAGCCCTGGCCATGGACGGCACCGTCGAGAAAATCGCCGAGCTGTTCGCCGACAAGAACCACACCCTGTTCCTGGGACGCGGTGCGCAGTACCCGGTGGCGATGGAAGGCGCGCTCAAGCTCAAGGAAATCTCCTACATCCACGCCGAAGCCTACCCGGCCGGCGAGCTCAAGCACGGTCCGTTGGCGCTGGTCGACAACGACATGCCGGTGGTCACCGTGGCGCCGAACAACGAGTTGCTGGAGAAGTTGAAGTCCAACCTTCAGGAAGTGCGCGCCCGTGGCGGCCAACTGATCGTCTTTGCTGACGAACAGGCCGGCATGACCAACGGCGAAGGCACTCACGTCATCAACATGCCGCATATCCACGACGTTCTGTCGCCGATCCTCTACACCATCCCGTTGCAGTTGCTGTCGTACTACGTCGCCGTGCTCAAAGGCACCGATGTGGATCAGCCGCGCAACCTGGCGAAGTCGGTCACGGTGGAGTAA
- a CDS encoding DeoR family transcriptional regulator: protein MSKRNTPQRRHNILALLNEQGEVSVDELAKRFETSEVTVRKDLAALESNGLLLRRYGGAITMPQELVADPAQPVSAHKQAIARAAVARIREHARIIIDSGSTTAAMIPQLGQQPGLVVMTNSLHVANALSELEHEPVLLMTGGTWDPHSESFQGQVAEQVLRSYDFDQLFIGADGIDLVRGTTTFNELLGLSRVMAEVAREVIVMVESDKIGRKIPNLELPWSSVHTLITDDRLPLEARDQIQARGINVICAAVSQEK from the coding sequence ATGTCGAAGCGCAATACACCCCAACGTCGCCATAACATCCTCGCCTTGCTCAACGAGCAGGGCGAAGTCAGTGTGGATGAACTGGCCAAGCGCTTCGAAACCTCGGAAGTCACGGTTCGCAAGGACCTGGCGGCCCTTGAAAGCAATGGTCTGTTGTTGCGCCGCTATGGCGGCGCAATCACCATGCCTCAGGAGTTGGTGGCGGATCCTGCCCAGCCTGTTTCCGCGCACAAGCAAGCCATTGCCCGCGCCGCAGTGGCGCGGATTCGCGAGCATGCACGGATCATCATCGACAGCGGCAGCACCACCGCCGCGATGATTCCGCAACTGGGTCAACAGCCGGGGCTGGTGGTCATGACCAATTCCCTGCATGTCGCCAATGCGCTGAGCGAGCTGGAACATGAGCCGGTGCTGCTGATGACCGGCGGCACCTGGGACCCGCATTCCGAGTCCTTCCAGGGTCAGGTCGCCGAGCAGGTACTGCGCTCCTACGACTTTGACCAATTGTTCATCGGTGCCGATGGCATCGATCTGGTGCGTGGCACCACGACCTTCAACGAACTGCTCGGCCTCAGCCGGGTGATGGCCGAAGTGGCCCGTGAAGTGATCGTGATGGTCGAATCCGACAAGATCGGCCGCAAGATTCCCAACCTGGAACTGCCCTGGAGCAGTGTCCATACCCTTATTACCGATGATCGCCTGCCACTTGAGGCTCGCGACCAGATTCAGGCCCGGGGCATTAACGTGATATGCGCGGCTGTCAGCCAGGAGAAATAG
- the glmU gene encoding bifunctional UDP-N-acetylglucosamine diphosphorylase/glucosamine-1-phosphate N-acetyltransferase GlmU produces MSLEIVILAAGQGTRMRSALPKVLHPIAGNSMLGHVIHSARQLDPQRIHVVIGHGAELVREQLAADDLNFVLQEKQLGTGHAVAQAVPFITADTVLILYGDVPLIEVKTLQRLLKLVVPQQMGLLTVELDDPTGYGRIVRNADGRVTAIVEHKDASEAERTITEGNTGIMAVPADRLGDWMSRLSNNNAQGEYYLTDVIAMAVSDGLVVDTEQPHDAMEVQGANDRKQLSELERHYQLREGRRLMAEGVTLRDPARFDVRGDVTVGRDVLIDINVILEGKVVIEDNVVIGPNCVIKDSTLRKGVVIKANSHIEGAVLGEGSDAGPFARLRPGTVLEARAHVGNFVELKNAHLGQGAKAGHLTYLGDAEIGARTNIGAGTITCNYDGANKWKTVLGEDVFIGSNNSLVAPVDISSGATTAAGSTITQNVDNRQLAVGRARQKNIDGWKRPEKIKKA; encoded by the coding sequence ATGTCTCTTGAAATCGTTATCCTCGCTGCCGGTCAAGGCACTCGCATGCGTTCTGCCCTGCCGAAGGTTCTGCACCCGATTGCCGGCAACTCCATGCTCGGCCATGTTATCCACAGCGCCCGGCAACTCGATCCTCAGCGCATTCACGTGGTGATCGGCCATGGCGCCGAGCTGGTACGCGAGCAGTTGGCCGCCGATGACCTGAACTTCGTGTTGCAGGAAAAACAACTCGGTACGGGCCACGCGGTGGCTCAGGCCGTGCCGTTCATTACCGCCGACACCGTACTGATCCTTTACGGCGACGTACCGCTGATTGAAGTCAAAACCTTGCAGCGCCTGCTCAAGCTTGTCGTGCCACAGCAGATGGGGTTGTTGACCGTCGAACTCGACGACCCGACAGGTTACGGCCGTATCGTGCGCAACGCCGATGGCCGGGTCACTGCTATCGTCGAGCACAAGGATGCCAGCGAGGCCGAGCGTACGATCACGGAAGGCAACACCGGCATTATGGCGGTGCCGGCCGATCGTCTGGGCGACTGGATGAGCCGGCTCTCCAACAACAATGCCCAAGGCGAGTACTACCTGACCGACGTAATCGCCATGGCGGTCAGCGACGGCTTGGTGGTGGACACCGAACAGCCTCACGACGCGATGGAAGTGCAGGGCGCCAACGACCGTAAACAGCTGTCTGAGCTGGAGCGTCACTACCAGTTGCGCGAAGGTCGCCGTTTGATGGCCGAAGGCGTGACGTTGCGCGACCCGGCCCGTTTCGATGTGCGCGGTGACGTGACCGTTGGTCGCGATGTGCTGATCGACATCAACGTGATTCTCGAAGGCAAGGTCGTCATCGAGGACAACGTGGTGATCGGCCCGAACTGCGTGATCAAGGACAGCACCTTGCGCAAAGGCGTGGTGATCAAGGCCAACAGCCACATCGAAGGCGCAGTGTTGGGCGAGGGCAGTGATGCTGGTCCGTTCGCGCGTCTGCGTCCAGGGACCGTGCTTGAGGCTCGCGCCCATGTGGGTAACTTTGTCGAACTGAAAAACGCCCACCTGGGTCAAGGCGCCAAGGCCGGTCATCTGACTTACCTGGGCGACGCCGAGATTGGCGCACGGACCAACATCGGCGCGGGCACCATCACCTGCAACTATGATGGCGCGAACAAGTGGAAAACCGTGTTGGGCGAGGATGTGTTTATCGGTTCCAACAACTCGTTGGTGGCGCCTGTGGATATTTCTTCGGGTGCGACCACGGCAGCCGGTTCGACCATTACCCAGAATGTGGATAACCGTCAGTTGGCCGTAGGTCGTGCACGGCAGAAGAACATCGACGGCTGGAAGCGGCCGGAGAAGATCAAGAAGGCCTGA
- a CDS encoding F0F1 ATP synthase subunit epsilon: protein MAMTVHCDIVSAEGEIFSGLVEMVIAHGSLGDLGIALGHAPLITELKPGPIRLIKQGGETEVFYISGGYLEVQPNMVKVLADTVQRAADLDEASAQQAVQAAEKALHERGAEFDYGSAAARLAEATAQLRTVQQIRKKFGG from the coding sequence ATGGCTATGACAGTCCATTGCGATATCGTCAGCGCGGAAGGAGAAATCTTTTCCGGTCTGGTCGAGATGGTGATTGCGCACGGCAGCCTGGGTGATCTTGGTATCGCTCTGGGTCACGCTCCGCTGATCACTGAACTCAAACCAGGTCCGATCCGCCTGATCAAGCAGGGTGGGGAAACCGAGGTGTTTTACATCTCCGGTGGTTACCTCGAGGTTCAGCCGAACATGGTCAAGGTTCTTGCCGACACCGTGCAACGTGCTGCCGACCTGGACGAAGCCTCCGCTCAGCAAGCCGTCCAGGCTGCCGAGAAGGCCTTGCACGAAAGAGGCGCCGAGTTCGACTACGGTTCCGCTGCTGCACGTCTGGCCGAGGCGACAGCTCAGCTGCGCACCGTCCAGCAGATCCGCAAGAAGTTCGGCGGTTAA
- the atpD gene encoding F0F1 ATP synthase subunit beta, protein MSSGRIVQIIGAVIDVEFPRDSVPSIYNALTVQSAAATTLEVQQQLGDGVVRTIAMGSTEGLKRGLDVVDSGAAISVPVGKATLGRIMDVLGNPIDEAGPIDTEERWGIHRPAPSFAEQAGGNDLLETGIKVIDLVCPFAKGGKVGLFGGAGVGKTVNMMELIRNIAIEHSGYSVFAGVGERTREGNDFYHEMKDSNVLDKVALVYGQMNEPPGNRLRVALTGLTMAEKFRDEGNDVLLFVDNIYRYTLAGTEVSALLGRMPSAVGYQPTLAEEMGTLQERITSTKNGSITSIQAVYVPADDLTDPSPATTFAHLDATVVLSRDIASLGIYPAVDPLDSTSRQLDPNVIGQDHYDTARGVQYVLQRYKELKDIIAILGMDELSEADKQLVNRARKIQRFLSQPFFVAEVFTGASGKYVSLKDTIAGFKGILNGDYDHLPEQAFYMVGGIEEAIEKAKKL, encoded by the coding sequence ATGAGTAGCGGACGTATCGTTCAAATCATCGGCGCCGTTATCGACGTGGAATTTCCACGCGACAGCGTACCGAGCATCTACAACGCGCTGACAGTACAAAGCGCGGCCGCAACCACTCTGGAAGTTCAGCAGCAGCTGGGCGACGGCGTGGTTCGTACCATTGCGATGGGCTCCACCGAGGGCTTGAAGCGTGGTCTGGACGTCGTCGACTCCGGCGCAGCCATCTCCGTACCAGTCGGTAAAGCGACCCTGGGCCGGATCATGGACGTACTGGGTAACCCGATCGACGAAGCTGGCCCGATCGACACCGAAGAGCGTTGGGGCATTCACCGTCCTGCGCCATCTTTCGCAGAACAAGCAGGCGGCAACGACCTGCTGGAAACCGGCATCAAGGTTATCGACCTGGTTTGCCCGTTCGCGAAGGGCGGTAAAGTCGGTCTGTTCGGTGGTGCCGGTGTAGGCAAAACCGTAAACATGATGGAACTGATCCGTAACATCGCCATCGAGCACAGCGGTTATTCCGTGTTCGCAGGTGTGGGTGAGCGTACTCGTGAGGGTAACGACTTCTACCACGAGATGAAGGATTCCAACGTTCTGGACAAAGTGGCACTGGTTTACGGTCAGATGAACGAGCCGCCGGGTAACCGTCTGCGCGTAGCACTGACCGGCCTGACCATGGCCGAGAAGTTCCGTGACGAAGGTAACGACGTTCTGCTGTTCGTCGACAACATCTATCGTTACACACTGGCCGGTACTGAAGTATCCGCACTGCTGGGCCGTATGCCTTCGGCAGTAGGTTACCAGCCGACCCTGGCTGAAGAGATGGGCACTCTGCAAGAGCGCATCACTTCCACCAAAAACGGTTCGATCACTTCGATCCAAGCGGTATACGTACCTGCGGATGACTTGACTGACCCGTCGCCAGCGACCACTTTCGCCCACTTGGACGCCACCGTCGTTCTGTCCCGTGACATCGCTTCCCTGGGTATCTACCCGGCAGTAGATCCACTGGATTCGACTTCGCGCCAGCTGGACCCGAACGTGATCGGTCAGGACCACTACGACACCGCTCGCGGCGTTCAGTACGTTCTGCAGCGTTACAAAGAACTGAAGGACATCATCGCGATCCTGGGTATGGACGAGCTGTCGGAAGCCGACAAGCAGTTGGTTAACCGTGCTCGTAAGATCCAGCGTTTCTTGTCGCAGCCGTTCTTCGTGGCTGAAGTCTTCACCGGTGCATCGGGTAAATACGTTTCCCTGAAAGACACCATTGCTGGCTTCAAAGGCATCCTCAACGGTGACTACGACCACCTGCCAGAACAAGCGTTCTACATGGTCGGCGGCATCGAAGAAGCGATCGAGAAAGCCAAGAAACTGTAA